One stretch of Malus domestica chromosome 14, GDT2T_hap1 DNA includes these proteins:
- the GRF1 gene encoding uncharacterized protein LOC103454749, whose product MRYVKPLNLFQDLLKANTLERGRLLGLDVGDKYVGVAVSDLHNKIASPLSVLLRKKSNIGLMAADFQSLISELSLVGFIVGYPFDRQKGTPDAVQVKLFIDDLSKTRKLEGLKYTYWDEGFTSKNVELLLKPLNLPPVQSKTIMDKFAAVGILQGYLDYVNRELKSDVTQ is encoded by the exons ATGAGGTACGTGAAGCCGCTGAACTTGTTCCAGGATCTGCTCAAGGCCAATACTCTGGAACGCGGGCGGTTGCTGGGTTTGGACGTCGGTGACAAGTACGTCGGCGTAGCCGTTTCGGATCTTCATAACAAGATTGCGTCGCCCTTGAG TGTTCTGTTGAGGAAGAAATCAAATATTGGTTTGATGGCCGCCGATTTTCAGAGTttg ATTTCTGAGCTTTCTCTGGTGGGCTTCATTGTTGGATACCCATTCGACAGACAAAAAGGGACTCCTGAT GCTGTCCAAGTGAAGCTTTTCATTGACGACCTCTCTAAGACAAGAAAACTGGAAGGCTTAAAGTATACATATTGGGACGAGGGATTTACATCAAAG AATGTGGAACTACTGTTGAAGCCTTTGAATCTGCCTCCAGTTCAGTCCAAGACAATTATGGACAAGTTTGCTGCTGTTGGTATACTCCAG GGATACTTGGATTATGTGAACAGAGAGCTGAAGTCTGACGTCACTCAGTAA
- the GRF1 gene encoding uncharacterized protein isoform X1: protein MRYVKPLNLFQDLLKANTLERGRLLGLDVGDKYVGVAVSDLHNKIASPLSVLLRKKSNIGLMAADFQSLISELSLVGFIVGYPFDRQKGTPDAVQVKLFIDDLSKTRKLEGLKYTYWDEGFTSKGYLDYVNRELKSDVTQ, encoded by the exons ATGAGGTACGTGAAGCCGCTGAACTTGTTCCAGGATCTGCTCAAGGCCAATACTCTGGAACGCGGGCGGTTGCTGGGTTTGGACGTCGGTGACAAGTACGTCGGCGTAGCCGTTTCGGATCTTCATAACAAGATTGCGTCGCCCTTGAG TGTTCTGTTGAGGAAGAAATCAAATATTGGTTTGATGGCCGCCGATTTTCAGAGTttg ATTTCTGAGCTTTCTCTGGTGGGCTTCATTGTTGGATACCCATTCGACAGACAAAAAGGGACTCCTGAT GCTGTCCAAGTGAAGCTTTTCATTGACGACCTCTCTAAGACAAGAAAACTGGAAGGCTTAAAGTATACATATTGGGACGAGGGATTTACATCAAAG GGATACTTGGATTATGTGAACAGAGAGCTGAAGTCTGACGTCACTCAGTAA